The Syntrophaceae bacterium DNA segment GACGGCCCCGAAACGGAGGTGCCGGTCCGGATGGCCCGGATCGTCCGGGAGTATCCCCACGACCCCGAAGCCTTTACCCAGGGACTGCTGTTTCATCAGGGGTTTCTCTACGAAAGCACGGGTCTCTATGGCCGGTCCGCCGTAAGGGAGGTGGCGCCGGAGAGCGGGGCTGTGCTGCGGATCCACCGGCTGCCGGGGGACCGGTTCGGCGAGGGGCTGGCCCGCTACGGGGAGCGCCTGATCCAGTTGACCTGGCGTTCCCGGGTCCTCCTCGTCTACGACCGGAAGACCTTCCGCTTCCTGGCCGAATTTCCCTATCCCCGGGAGGGCTGGGGACTGGCCAGCGACGGGAAGCGTCTCATGGCCAGCGACGGGACGGACCGACTGTACGTCCTCGATCCCCGGACGTTCCGGACGCTCCGGTCCGTCGCCGTGACCGACGCGGGCCGTCCGGTCGACCGGCTCAACGAACTGGAGTTTGTGGACGGCCGGATCCTGGCAAATGTCTGGGAGAGCGACCGCATCGCCCGCATCGACCCGGATTCGGGACGGGTGGAAGGGTGGATCGACCTGGCGCCCCTCCGGGAGCGTCTCCGGGGGACCGCCGCCGGGACGGCCAACGGGATCGCCTGGGACGCCGCCGGGCGCAGGCTCCTGGTGACCGGAAAGAACTGGCCCCTGCTGTTCGAGGTGAAGGCCGAT contains these protein-coding regions:
- a CDS encoding glutaminyl-peptide cyclotransferase, which codes for MARLRPGFLPAVLAAFLILAAVVPAVLDAAKDGPETEVPVRMARIVREYPHDPEAFTQGLLFHQGFLYESTGLYGRSAVREVAPESGAVLRIHRLPGDRFGEGLARYGERLIQLTWRSRVLLVYDRKTFRFLAEFPYPREGWGLASDGKRLMASDGTDRLYVLDPRTFRTLRSVAVTDAGRPVDRLNELEFVDGRILANVWESDRIARIDPDSGRVEGWIDLAPLRERLRGTAAGTANGIAWDAAGRRLLVTGKNWPLLFEVKADQPQR